Proteins found in one Oryza glaberrima chromosome 4, OglaRS2, whole genome shotgun sequence genomic segment:
- the LOC127769567 gene encoding electron transfer flavoprotein subunit beta, mitochondrial: protein MKILVAVKRVVDYAVKVRVRPDRTGVETASVKMSMNPFCEIAVEEALRLREAGAATEVVAATVGPSQSADTLRTALAMGADRAVHVLHDPDPSRPLLPLTVAKILRSLALQENPGLVILGKQAIDDDCNQTGQMLAGLLNWPQGTFASKVILNKEKATVEREVDGGIETISLDLPAVITTDLRLNQPRYATLPNIMKAKSKVIKKVTPEDLDVDIRSDMEVVEVTEPPKRKAGVILSSVDELIDRLKNEARVL from the exons ATGAAGATCCTAGTGGCGGTGAAGCGGGTGGTGGACTACGCCGTCAAGGTGCGGGTGAGGCCCGACCGGACGGGCGTCGAGACGGCGAGCGTCAAGATGTCCATGAACCCATTCTGCGAGATCGCCGTCGAGGAggcgctccgcctccgcgaggccggcgccgccaccgaggtcgtcgccgccaccgtcggccCCTCCCAGTCCGCCGACACCCTCCGCACCGCGCTCGCCATGGGCGCCGACCGCGCCGTCCACGTCCTCCACGACCCCGACCCCtcccgccccctcctccccctcaccGTCGCCAAGATCCTCCGCTCCCTCGCGCTCCAGGAGAACCCCGGCCTcgtcatcctcggcaagcag GCAATTGATGATGATTGCAACCAAACAGGACAAATGCTAGCTGGGTTGCTTAATTGGCCACAAGGAACCTTTGCCTCGAAG GTTATATTGAACAAGGAAAAGGCTACTGTGGAGAGAGAGGTCGATGGCGGAATCGAGACCATTAGCTTGGATTTGCCTGCAGTTATCAC CACGGATTTGAGACTGAACCAACCAAGGTATGCAACATTGCCAAACATAATGAAGGCAAAATCAAAAGTCATCAAGAAAGTCACCCCCGAAGATCTGGATGTAGATATCAGATCAGACATGGAAGTAGTTGAGGTCACTGAACCACCTAAGAGAAAAGCCGGTGTCATTCTTTCATCCGTCGATGAGCTCATTGACAGGTTGAAAAATGAAGCCCGTGTTTTATAA
- the LOC127771725 gene encoding probable amidase At4g34880, protein MARQPALVVVVVAAVALAGGGSLGFEFYEATVDAIQLGFSNGSLTSTALVRFYLDRIDRLNTLLHAVIEVNPDALAQAARADAERATGHRCGPLHGVPVLLKDIIATRDRLNTTAGSLSLLGAVARRDAGVVARLRRAGAVVLGKANLPEWANFRSSPGLRGWSARGGQSRNPYVLSADPCGSSTGPAIAAAANMAAVTVGTETTASILCPAAANSVVGIKPTVGLTSRSGVIPFTTRQDTVGPLCRTVADAVHVLDAIVGYDALDAKATKAASKYIPAGGYVQFLRIDGLKGKRIGIPDGFFDFPNGTVRQMVYKQHLNTMRQQGAVLIENLEIANLSVIFDGTKSGLLTALLAEFKLNLNNYLSDLSYSPVRSLAEIIAFNNAHPVEEELKEHGQSILLMSENTAGIGPAEKAAIRRLNELSVNGVEKLMNDHQLDAIVTPDSAAAVVLAFHGLPGVVVPAGYDEKGVPFGVCFGGLKGYEPRLIEMAYAFEQVTKVRMPPMFKP, encoded by the exons ATGGCTCGGCAGcccgcgctcgtcgtcgtcgtcgtcgcagctgtcgcgctcgccggcggcggctcgctcgGCTTCGAGTTCTACGAGGCCACCGTCGACGCCATCCAGCTCGGCTTCAGCAACGGCAGCCTCACCTCCACGGCGCTCGTCCGCTTCTACCTCGACCGCATCGACCGCCTCAACACGCTCCTCCACGCCGTCATCGAGGTCAACCCCGACGCGCTCGCCCAGGCGgcgcgcgccgacgccgagcgcgCCACCGGCCACCGTTGCGGCCCGCTCCACGGCGTGCCCGTCCTCCTCAAGGACATCATCGCGACGCGCGACCGGCTCAACACGACGGCCGGGTCGCTGTCGCTGCTCGGCGCGGTCGCCAGGCGCGACGCCGGCGTGGTGGCCCGGctgcggcgcgccggcgccgtcgtgctCGGCAAGGCCAACCTCCCAGAGTGGGCCAACTTCCGCAGCTCGCCGGGTCTCCGCGGCTGGAGCGCACGCGGCGGCCAATCCCGG AATCCATACGTGCTCTCGGCCGATCCGTGCGGGTCGAGCACCGGTCCGgcgatcgccgcggcggcgaacatggcggcggtgacggtggggACGGAGACGACGGCGTCGATCCTGTGCCCAGCGGCGGCGAACTCGGTGGTGGGGATTAAGCCGACGGTTGGGTTGACAAGCCGGTCAGGTGTTATCCCGTTCACAACTAGACAGGACACTGTCGG ACCGTTATGTCGAACAGTGGCAGATGCTGTCCATGTGTTGGATGCTATTGTGGGTTATGATGCTCTTGATGCCAAAGCCACAAAAGCAGCATCGAAGTATATCCCTGCTGGTGGATATGTGCAATTCTTGAGAATTGATGGGTTGAAGGGTAAGAGGATTGGCATACCAGACGGTTTTTTTGATTTCCCAAATGGAACTGTCAGGCAGATGGTGTACAAGCAACACCTCAACACAATGAG GCAACAGGGTGCAGTTCTAATCGAAAACCTCGAGATAGCTAATTTGAGTGTCATATTCGATGGCACTAAAAGTGGATTGCTCACCGCATTGCTGGCCGAGTTCAAGCTAAACCTGAACAACTATCTGTCAGACTTATCATACTCGCCAGTTCGTTCTCTCGCTGAAATAATTGCATTCAACAATGCACATCCTGTCGAA GAGGAGCTGAAAGAGCATGGACAGAGCATCTTGCTGATGTCTGAAAACACAGCCGGGATCGGCCCTGCAGAGAAGGCTGCGATCCGTCGTCTCAACGAGCTGTCAGTGAATGGGGTGGAGAAGCTCATGAACGATCATCAGCTGGACGCCATTGTGACGccggactccgccgccgccgtcgtcctcgccttCCATGGCCTCCCCGGCGTGGTTGTGCCGGCAGGGTACGACGAGAAAGGAGTCCCCTTTGGTGTCTGCTTCGGTGGATTGAAGGGGTACGAGCCGAGGCTAATTGAGATGGCTTATGCCTTCGAGCAGGTTACCAAAGTGAGAATGCCTCCAATGTTCAAGCCATAG
- the LOC127770210 gene encoding protein FAR-RED IMPAIRED RESPONSE 1-like codes for MDSEEQIANIFWADAKMISDYAHFGDVVSFDTTFGTNNESRPFGVFVGFNHFRETVVFGAALMYDETFDSFKWLFETFLKAHNGKHPKTIYTDQDIAMGKAIEEVFPVAWHGLCTFHISQNAAKHLSQGNNGESSILSDFSACMYEYEDVTKIEYEFNIMREKHFERVVQGKRNTELASEFDSRKKLPRIKMRTPMLLQASKVYTPIIFEAFQGEYERSMAACTKAWDGDNEFLVSIGSFEGDLTFEEYRVVGDPSEQTSICSCGQFNRIGILCGHALKVLDLMNIKSLPAQYILKRWTREARSGIVTDSKGINIIENPMMEASLRYKFLSHRFLTLAQQAASYPKCTLLVNNTLDILSKQIEEHLSGCASTSDQSATHKEVMSPNNLLSNARLNKKEEQKTRQNALHVGAATQVAEDSFAMDKEEPGEYMHLNSFTQLLTGQINDDLLVDDAF; via the exons ATGGACAGTGAAGAACAGATAGCAAATATTTTCTGGGCTGATGCTAAGATGATAAGTGACTATGCACATTTTGGGGATGTCGTTAGTTTTGATACTACTTTTGGAACAAACAATGAGAGCAGGCCTTTTGGTGTCTTTGTTGGATTCAATCATTTTAGAGAAACAGTAGTTTTTGGTGCTGCTCTCATGTATGATGAAACATTCGACTCTTTCAAGTGGCTCTTTGAGACTTTTCTAAAAGCACATAATGGGAAGCATCCCAAAACAATATATACAGATCAAGATATAGCAATGGGAAAGGCCATTGAGGAAGTATTTCCTGTAGCATGGCATGGATTGTGCACCTTCCATATTTCACAAAATGCTGCAAAACATCTATCACAAGGGAATAATGGAGAATCAAGTATTCTTTCAGATTTTAGCGCATGCATGTATGAGTATGAGGATGTGACAAAAATTGAATATGAATTTAACATCATGAGGGAAAAG CATTTTGAAAGAGTGGTGCAAGGAAAAAGAAATACGGAACTAGCTTCCGAATTTGATTCAAGGAAAAAATTGCCTAGAATCAAAATGAGGACACCTATGCTGCTGCAAGCTAGCAAGGTGTACACCCCTATTATATTTGAAGCTTTTCAAGGGGAATATGAGAGATCAATGGCAGCATGCACTAAAGCATGGGATGGCGATAATGAATTTCTAGTATCAATTGGGAGTTTTGAGGGAGATCTAACATTTGAGGAGTACAGAGTTGTTGGTGATCCTTCAGAGCAGACATCTATTTGCAGCTGTGGGCAATTTAATAGGATTGGAATATTGTGTGGGCATGCTCTAAAGGTTCTTGATTTGATGAACATCAAGTCACTTCCAGCACAATATATATTAAAGCGATGGACACGGGAAGCAAGGAGTGGAATAGTAACGGACAGCAAGGGAATAAATATAATTGAGAACCCAATGATGGAAGCTTCCCTTCGCTACAAATTTCTATCCCACAGGTTTCTCACTTTGGCCCAACAAGCTGCTAGCTATCCTAAGTGCACATTGTTAGTAAATAATACACTTGACATTCTTAGCAAGCAAATTGAAGAGCACCTCAGTGGATGTGCTAGTACTTCAGATCAAAGTGCAACCCACAAGGAGGTTATGTCCCCAAATAACTTGTTGAGTAATGCACGCCTAAATAAAAAGGAG GAACAAAAGACTAGGCAAAATGCACTCCATGTTGGTGCAGCAACACAAGTGGCAGAAGATAGTTTTGCTATGGACAAGGAGGAGCCTGGAGAATACATGCACCTAAATAGCTTCACTCAGCTTTTGACG GGGCAGATAAATGATGATCTTTTAGTTGACGATGCATTTTAG